A section of the Hippea sp. KM1 genome encodes:
- a CDS encoding TIGR00296 family protein, with protein MDLSLKEGEFLVRLAREAIEYFFKNKEIMPLPEEYPEIFNQKRGVFVTLNNYPDRQLRGCIGYPLAYEPLIKGVISSALSAAFADPRFEPLNTVELDKVVVEVTVLSPMIQLDSSRPYEEQIKVGRDGLYVVCGAASGLLLPQVPVEWGWDEVAFLANVCHKAGLPYTCYEDSTCTFYRFSGQIFEEETPNGRVVEKKIEEVL; from the coding sequence ATGGATCTGAGCTTAAAAGAGGGCGAATTTTTGGTAAGGCTTGCCCGTGAGGCGATAGAGTATTTCTTTAAAAATAAGGAGATTATGCCACTGCCTGAGGAGTATCCTGAGATCTTCAATCAGAAAAGAGGCGTCTTTGTTACGCTTAACAACTATCCGGATAGACAGTTGAGGGGGTGTATAGGTTATCCGCTTGCGTATGAACCGCTGATAAAGGGCGTGATCTCATCCGCTTTGAGTGCTGCTTTTGCCGATCCGAGATTTGAACCGTTAAACACGGTGGAGCTGGATAAGGTTGTCGTTGAGGTCACGGTATTATCCCCCATGATTCAGCTTGATTCCTCAAGGCCGTATGAGGAGCAGATAAAAGTCGGCAGAGACGGCCTCTATGTGGTTTGCGGGGCTGCAAGCGGTCTTCTTCTGCCTCAGGTGCCCGTCGAGTGGGGCTGGGATGAGGTGGCGTTTTTGGCCAATGTTTGCCATAAAGCGGGTCTACCCTATACATGCTATGAGGACTCGACTTGCACCTTTTACCGCTTTAGCGGTCAGATATTTGAGGAGGAGACTCCTAACGGCAGGGTGGTTGAGAAAAAAATTGAGGAGGTTTTGTAA
- a CDS encoding mechanosensitive ion channel family protein: protein MNQWSKFNEFLNKTFMNIEIKNLLAALIVLFVLLLTKKIAARIVFSSLKRLTKKTKSQIDDDIIEIIEPPVLAFLNVFCFYVAFLILNLETAYNIVATKILISFGISFAAWALYRAENILSKSMEAFFKRKNYEIGLSFVPFFNKFIKASVIAVAFILIVQEWGYNIGAIITGLGIGGLAVALAAKDTLANMFGGLTIILDRPFKIGDWVKIGDVEGIIEDIGFRSTRIRTFEKSLISLPNSVIANTAIENFSRRNIRRITYKIGITYSTPKDKVKEAVNRIREMLKNHPHISKDATLLVYFTEFADSSLNIFIYCFTDTAIWGDYLAIREDVNLRIMEIMEELGIEFAFPSMSVYIEKNVNPE, encoded by the coding sequence AACATTCATGAACATAGAAATAAAAAACCTCCTGGCTGCACTCATTGTTCTGTTTGTGTTGCTTTTAACCAAAAAAATTGCAGCAAGGATCGTATTCTCAAGCCTAAAGCGACTAACCAAAAAAACAAAATCACAGATAGACGACGATATAATAGAGATCATAGAACCGCCGGTATTAGCCTTTTTGAATGTCTTTTGCTTCTATGTGGCCTTTTTGATTCTAAATTTGGAGACCGCATACAACATAGTGGCCACAAAGATACTCATATCGTTTGGCATATCCTTTGCTGCATGGGCGCTATATAGAGCAGAAAACATACTCTCAAAAAGCATGGAGGCGTTTTTTAAAAGAAAGAATTACGAGATAGGTCTAAGCTTTGTTCCGTTTTTCAACAAGTTTATCAAAGCCTCCGTTATAGCCGTTGCCTTCATATTAATCGTTCAGGAGTGGGGGTATAACATCGGTGCAATCATCACGGGCTTGGGTATAGGAGGCTTGGCTGTGGCCCTGGCTGCAAAAGACACACTGGCCAATATGTTCGGTGGCTTGACGATTATCTTGGACAGACCATTCAAGATAGGCGATTGGGTGAAAATAGGGGATGTGGAGGGCATTATAGAGGATATAGGCTTTAGGAGCACACGCATAAGAACATTTGAGAAATCCTTGATCTCCCTTCCAAACTCCGTCATAGCCAACACGGCAATAGAGAACTTCTCAAGGAGGAACATCAGGCGCATAACATACAAGATAGGCATAACATACTCCACACCCAAGGATAAGGTAAAAGAGGCTGTAAACCGTATCAGGGAGATGCTTAAAAACCACCCTCACATATCCAAGGATGCAACGCTATTGGTCTATTTTACAGAATTTGCAGACAGCTCATTAAACATCTTTATTTACTGCTTCACAGATACAGCCATATGGGGCGACTATTTGGCAATTAGAGAGGATGTAAATCTAAGAATCATGGAGATAATGGAAGAGTTAGGCATAGAGTTTGCCTTCCCATCCATGTCTGTTTACATAGAAAAGAATGTCAATCCAGAATAA
- a CDS encoding metal-sulfur cluster assembly factor encodes MITKQIVLDKLKEIYEPCAPIIDIVRMGMIDDIQIEDNSVKVSLILTTPNCPARFKMVKIVKGKLEEIEGIGNAEVVISDKKWSPDKLSEEDRKRLGFV; translated from the coding sequence ATGATAACAAAGCAGATTGTTCTTGATAAGCTGAAAGAGATATACGAGCCGTGCGCCCCGATAATCGATATTGTAAGGATGGGTATGATCGACGATATACAAATAGAGGACAACAGTGTTAAGGTCTCTTTGATTTTAACAACACCCAACTGCCCTGCAAGGTTTAAGATGGTAAAAATCGTAAAGGGTAAGCTGGAAGAGATTGAAGGCATAGGCAATGCAGAGGTGGTTATATCTGATAAGAAGTGGAGCCCTGATAAGTTAAGCGAAGAAGACAGAAAGCGCTTAGGCTTTGTTTAG
- the ileS gene encoding isoleucine--tRNA ligase, translating into MDYKDTLLLPKTDFPMKANLIQKEPIMLKKWDEMDIYHKILEDRKSRPSFILHDGPPYANGHIHMGHVLNKVLKDIVVKSKTMMGYYSPYVPGWDCHGLPIEHNIEKEIGKNKKNAMPKSEFRKMCRDYAKKYIDIQREEFKRLGVFGDWDNPYLTMDFKYEADTLRELGKFVEKGLVYKEKKPVYWCYSCKTALALAEVEYQDDESESIYVRFDFISDLGSEDKRFLGKAVSAIIWTTTPWTLPANLAVAVNPDFDYAFVQIAPRHVYLVAADLVEGLMEKFEISEYELIKTVKGTELEDYILAHPFYDRESRIILGDHVNLEAGTGLVHTAPGHGDEDYVVGKKYHLPIYSPVDDDGRFLPEVEYFAGMHVLEANPKIIELLKQKEMLVKQEKITHSYPHCWRCKNPIIFRSTEQWFISIDNPKGELRKKALEAIDKTKWIPSWGRNRIYSMMETRPDWCISRQRAWGVPIALFKCKKCGRVQYDKALIDRVADEIEKYGADIWFEKDADYFLPEGYTCACGSSEFEKENDILDVWFDSGVSHAAVLERREELSWPASMYLEGSDQHRGWFHSSLLESVGTRDRAPYDEVLTHGFVVDSKGRKMSKSLGNVIQPEKIIKKYGAELLRLWASATDYREDVRLSDEIMRRLVDNYRKIRNTIRFLLGNLNGFDESKKLKYDELEEIDKWVLAETENLKERLLKAYEDYEYHVIYRNMTNYCILVLSNFYLDILKDRLYCEAKDSKKRLSAQTAMNEILRVIVFYMAPILSFTAEEAYSYMNGSKPSVHMEEFVKPNETYKNDALIEKWNNLRRLKAATDKALELARSEKLIGNSLEAKVVVDIKSDRMRGVIEGFSKDDLSDICIVSQFDFGSLDEYLKKYYDDEAGIDVYVLKAEGEKCDRCWKYSPTVGDNPTNEKICARCYRVVREG; encoded by the coding sequence ATGGACTATAAAGATACGCTGCTGTTGCCTAAGACGGATTTTCCTATGAAGGCCAATCTTATTCAGAAAGAGCCTATTATGCTTAAGAAATGGGACGAGATGGACATCTATCACAAGATCTTGGAGGATAGAAAGTCCAGGCCGTCTTTTATTCTCCATGATGGACCCCCTTATGCAAACGGACATATACACATGGGGCATGTTTTGAATAAGGTGCTTAAGGATATAGTTGTTAAGTCAAAAACAATGATGGGGTATTACTCCCCCTATGTGCCGGGCTGGGATTGCCACGGTTTGCCCATTGAACACAACATAGAGAAGGAGATAGGCAAGAATAAAAAGAACGCCATGCCCAAGTCCGAGTTCAGGAAGATGTGCAGAGATTATGCCAAAAAATACATAGACATCCAGAGGGAGGAGTTTAAGCGCCTCGGTGTGTTTGGCGATTGGGATAATCCCTATCTGACAATGGACTTTAAATACGAGGCAGACACATTAAGGGAATTGGGTAAATTCGTTGAAAAGGGGCTGGTTTATAAGGAGAAAAAGCCGGTTTATTGGTGCTATTCCTGCAAAACCGCTCTGGCTTTGGCAGAGGTGGAGTATCAGGATGATGAGAGTGAGTCCATCTATGTCAGGTTTGACTTTATAAGCGATTTGGGGAGCGAGGATAAGAGGTTTTTAGGTAAGGCTGTAAGCGCTATTATCTGGACAACAACGCCGTGGACATTGCCTGCCAACCTGGCCGTTGCGGTTAACCCGGATTTTGACTATGCCTTTGTTCAGATAGCCCCAAGGCATGTGTATTTGGTTGCTGCTGATTTAGTGGAAGGGTTGATGGAGAAGTTTGAGATATCCGAATATGAGCTAATAAAGACCGTCAAGGGAACAGAACTTGAGGATTACATATTGGCCCATCCGTTCTATGATAGGGAATCGAGGATTATACTTGGCGACCATGTAAACTTAGAGGCTGGAACGGGTCTTGTTCATACAGCGCCGGGGCATGGTGATGAGGACTATGTCGTGGGCAAGAAGTATCACCTGCCCATATATTCACCCGTCGATGATGATGGCAGGTTTTTGCCTGAGGTTGAATACTTTGCAGGTATGCATGTGCTTGAGGCAAACCCTAAGATTATAGAGCTTCTTAAACAGAAGGAGATGCTGGTTAAACAGGAGAAGATAACCCACTCCTATCCCCACTGCTGGAGGTGTAAAAACCCCATAATCTTCCGCTCGACGGAGCAGTGGTTTATCTCAATAGACAACCCCAAGGGTGAGCTGAGGAAGAAGGCTTTGGAGGCTATAGATAAAACCAAATGGATTCCATCATGGGGCAGGAACAGGATATACTCGATGATGGAAACACGCCCGGATTGGTGTATATCACGCCAGAGGGCCTGGGGCGTGCCTATAGCGCTATTTAAATGTAAAAAATGTGGAAGGGTTCAATACGATAAGGCTTTGATAGATAGGGTTGCCGATGAGATAGAGAAATACGGTGCAGATATATGGTTCGAGAAGGATGCAGACTATTTCTTGCCCGAGGGTTATACATGCGCATGCGGAAGCAGCGAATTTGAAAAGGAAAACGATATATTAGATGTTTGGTTTGACTCAGGTGTTTCCCATGCTGCCGTTTTGGAAAGAAGAGAGGAGCTAAGCTGGCCTGCAAGCATGTATCTTGAAGGGAGCGATCAGCATAGGGGTTGGTTTCATTCGTCTCTGCTTGAGAGCGTTGGAACAAGGGATAGGGCTCCCTATGATGAGGTTTTAACGCACGGCTTTGTCGTTGACTCTAAGGGCAGGAAGATGAGTAAATCCCTGGGTAATGTCATACAGCCTGAAAAGATCATAAAGAAATACGGGGCTGAGCTTTTAAGGCTTTGGGCCTCCGCAACCGATTATAGGGAGGATGTCAGACTCTCGGATGAGATAATGAGAAGGCTGGTTGATAACTATAGAAAAATCAGAAACACCATCAGATTCCTGCTTGGAAACCTAAACGGCTTCGATGAATCAAAAAAGCTCAAATACGATGAGCTTGAAGAGATAGATAAATGGGTGTTGGCAGAGACGGAAAATCTAAAGGAGAGGCTGCTTAAGGCCTATGAGGATTACGAATACCATGTGATTTACAGGAATATGACCAATTACTGCATACTGGTTCTTTCCAACTTCTATTTAGATATACTGAAGGATAGACTTTATTGTGAGGCTAAGGATTCCAAGAAGAGGCTGTCTGCTCAGACGGCCATGAACGAGATATTGAGGGTCATTGTTTTCTACATGGCGCCGATACTCTCCTTTACCGCAGAGGAGGCATACTCCTATATGAACGGTTCAAAGCCGTCTGTTCATATGGAGGAATTTGTAAAGCCAAACGAAACATACAAAAACGATGCCCTTATTGAGAAGTGGAACAATCTAAGGAGGCTGAAAGCGGCAACGGATAAGGCCTTAGAGCTTGCAAGGAGCGAAAAGCTGATAGGCAACTCCTTAGAGGCAAAGGTCGTCGTTGATATAAAGTCCGACAGGATGAGGGGCGTTATAGAGGGGTTCTCCAAGGATGATTTGTCCGATATTTGTATAGTCTCTCAGTTTGACTTTGGCAGCCTTGACGAATATCTAAAGAAGTATTATGATGATGAGGCTGGCATCGATGTATATGTATTGAAAGCTGAGGGTGAGAAGTGTGATAGGTGCTGGAAGTATAGCCCAACAGTGGGTGATAACCCGACGAATGAAAAGATATGTGCAAGATGTTATAGGGTGGTCAGGGAAGGTTGA
- a CDS encoding nucleoside recognition domain-containing protein, producing the protein MSIQNNLKNGIKNGLSVSLKLIKVIIPFYIATDILSHTQAANIIGKALAPLMEPLGLTGKMAVAIISGYLVNLYAAIAALVPLHPTWQQITIVGLMTGIAHNLIIEGAVLHKTGTNAAFTITLRIIVSIVAGLGLNAFFRFVYG; encoded by the coding sequence ATGTCAATCCAGAATAACCTAAAAAACGGTATAAAAAACGGACTTTCCGTATCACTAAAGCTCATAAAGGTGATAATCCCGTTTTATATAGCAACAGACATACTAAGCCACACGCAAGCGGCAAACATAATAGGTAAGGCCTTAGCGCCACTCATGGAACCTCTGGGTTTAACGGGCAAGATGGCCGTGGCCATAATCAGCGGCTATCTTGTTAACCTCTATGCCGCTATAGCAGCCCTTGTCCCTTTGCATCCAACATGGCAGCAAATTACTATAGTTGGTCTTATGACAGGGATTGCCCATAACCTCATCATAGAGGGGGCCGTCTTGCACAAAACCGGAACAAACGCAGCTTTTACCATAACCCTGAGAATTATAGTATCGATTGTGGCCGGTTTGGGTCTAAACGCCTTTTTTAGGTTTGTATATGGTTGA
- a CDS encoding nucleoside recognition domain-containing protein, whose product MVDIVSHAVIGSLKLSVKLILIIVPLMIAYEFLENSRVFNRILDALYILLKPLGFSKQASISMLTGIFLGITYGSGILLAQSDKGKLTKIDILLSAVYLSMCHAVIEDTLVFVVIGGNGFYIIITRLIIATALTYMFYLYFKDKLNKA is encoded by the coding sequence ATGGTTGATATTGTAAGCCATGCCGTTATCGGCAGCCTTAAGTTATCCGTAAAGCTTATACTCATCATTGTTCCGCTTATGATTGCCTATGAATTCTTAGAAAACAGCAGGGTATTCAACAGGATCCTCGATGCTCTATACATCCTGCTAAAACCGCTGGGTTTCTCCAAGCAGGCGAGCATATCGATGCTAACCGGCATCTTTTTAGGTATTACATACGGCTCCGGCATACTGCTTGCCCAGAGCGATAAGGGAAAGCTGACAAAGATAGACATACTCCTGAGTGCGGTCTATCTGTCTATGTGCCATGCCGTTATAGAGGATACGCTGGTTTTTGTCGTAATAGGCGGAAACGGATTCTACATAATCATAACAAGACTCATCATAGCAACGGCCCTGACATACATGTTCTATCTATACTTTAAGGATAAGCTAAACAAAGCCTAA